In Brettanomyces nanus chromosome 3, complete sequence, a single genomic region encodes these proteins:
- a CDS encoding uncharacterized protein (MEROPS:MER0001879), translated as MSESSDTTEAYEEAKETQDNTDSNGEPGLESNVEPNVEPNVESAYNILQQRRVEARKIESEESQKTKEGDKLCAVPKGWLERFFSESFDESAQDIDNELGRLSSRGILDETGVVLTKDFDFISRKLFDLLCQWYGWKDGDPVVEREAYFNAEKAQMDVETWPLYIILHVLTANASQVNRFSSVDATPFLVSSHSTAKHLKETVERTYDVDRRAKTRIWQIAVKDGYNFPSVVLPSFEETITESMLIHTGGKYGLRTLEESKVRSGHILMELQQPDGSYLMDTASELMLDDGLVGLNNLGNTCYLNSALQCLVHIPELTYYFLYDYYKKEINKENPLGSQGKMAEAYGTLAKHLFDRRLIGQQTSFAPRDFRYTIGFFNSIFSDYRQQDSQEFIAFLLDGLHEDLNRVIQKPYVEKPELPQGKVEDQEEIRKLARQCWLAHKKRNNSVVIDLFVGQYKSTLVCPECGYVSITFDPYNDLTLPLPITRKWNHKVKILFQEGRPKLFEVDLPRSATFYDLKAYVSRAIDVPMNEIICLEVFQSQVYKNYEDKDSDTRYLPISDLISKGDDIWFYQVCHEPGDLVVPVFSTVLGGPLLKNKVFGIPFFITLNEKERNSYGAIREKLEKRYTQLSTYQYFEKVRSQSKGEYSLDDFDKLDDILKKELEEYDEEDDLASIISSANPELPGDCAFHVKLLGGGPKVRTRRSFGSRYGHHVGYHSFAFGQQARCKEIGKDEDDEDDGEGDDDNLWIPETNGNFDGLQDLLDKLDPLKAALYTYHAIDDKDETEKGEEGEEGEEVEEEDELMRRDQDGEEDSDAMDEEAEEEEEETGETAEVIEVDGNDKDMAISDSSSGSNVTEEVKYISLVEDKMALVCQWEPELFDVFFTGLEDEEDGGRETWTHPPILHNAELEDNRKEAALKRKKTIDLDDCLDMFSRPEVLGERDLWYCPYCKGHRQATKKIEIWSVPDILTIHLKRFESSRSFSDKIDAVVEFPIEGLDLSKYVTDGEAHDDLLYDLFAVDNHFGGMGGGHYTAYVKNFVDDKWYYYDDSRVTVANPVDSIRGSAYLLFYRKRTSGPVGGEYFRKMEEEISQKRAERDEKLKELSKMEELLGDEDGEREDTSEYGSSGSDIDGTVKRRKKMGAIMMGRSSSDNVNSPLSDREEVMSTVSSTANAPDIE; from the coding sequence ATGTCAGAGAGCTCTGATACCACGGAGGCCTACgaagaagccaaagaaacGCAGGATAATACGGACTCCAATGGGGAGCCGGGTCTGGAGTCTAATGTGGAGCCCAATGTGGAGCCCAATGTGGAATCTGCTTATAATATATTACAGCAACGTCGTGTAGAGGCGAGAAAGATTGAATCTGAGGAATCGCAGAAGACTAAGGAGGGTGATAAATTGTGTGCTGTTCCCAAGGGATGGCTGGAGAGATTTTTCAGTGAGTCATTTGACGAGTCTGCGCAGGATATTGATAATGAATTGGGGCGTTTATCATCCAGAGGCATCTTGGATGAGACTGGCGTGGTACTAACAAAAgattttgattttattTCAAGAAAACTGTTTGATCTACTATGCCAATGGTACGGATGGAAAGATGGGGATCCAGTGgtggaaagagaagcatATTTCAACGCTGAAAAGGCACAGATGGACGTCGAGACTTGGCCCTTATACATAATTCTCCACGTTCTTACTGCCAATGCGTCTCAAGTCAATCGATTCAGTAGTGTAGACGCTACACCATTTTTAGTTTCGAGCCACAGCACTGCCAAGCACTTGAAGGAAACTGTGGAGAGAACATACGACGTGGATCGTCGGGCCAAAACGAGAATATGGCAGATTGCCGTGAAGGATGGCTACAACTTTCCTTCAGTGGTGCTCCCGAGCTTTGAAGAGACCATTACCGAAAGTATGCTAATACATACTGGCGGCAAATATGGCCTTCGAACGTTGGAAGAGAGTAAGGTTCGCTCGGGGCACATTTTGATGGAGTTGCAACAGCCTGACGGATCTTATCTCATGGATACTGCATCCGAATTGATGCTCGATGACGGTTTGGTAGGTTTAAACAACTTGGGGAACACCTGTTACCTGAATTCGGCATTGCAATGTCTTGTTCATATCCCTGAACTGACTTACTATTTTCTCTACGACTACTACAAGAAGGAAATTAACAAGGAGAATCCGTTAGGCAGTCAGGGTAAGATGGCCGAAGCTTACGGGACGCTTGCCAAACACTTGTTTGATAGAAGGCTGATCGGTCAACAGACTTCTTTTGCACCTCGTGATTTCAGGTATACTATAGGATTTTTCAACTCAATCTTTTCGGACTATAGACAGCAGGATTCACAGGAATTCATCGCATTTTTGCTTGATGGGTTGCACGAGGATCTCAATAGGGTGATACAGAAGCCGTATGTGGAGAAACCAGAGCTTCCACAGGGGAAGGTTGAGGATCAAGAGGAGATTAGAAAGCTTGCAAGACAATGCTGGTTAGCtcataagaagagaaacaatTCTGTGGTGATTGACTTGTTCGTTGGTCAATATAAATCGACCTTAGTCTGCCCCGAGTGTGGATATGTCAGTATCACATTTGATCCTTACAACGATCTCACACTTCCCCTTCCTATCACTCGAAAGTGGAATCACAAGGTGAAGATATTATTTCAAGAGGGTAGACCGAAGCTGTTCGAGGTGGATTTGCCGAGATCTGCCACTTTTTATGATCTGAAAGCTTACGTTTCGAGAGCCATTGATGTTCCAATGAATGAGATCATCTGTTTGGAAGTATTTCAATCACAGGTTTATAAAAACTATGAGGACAAGGATTCAGATACTCGTTATTTGCCCATTTCAGATCTTATCAGCAAAGGTGACGATATATGGTTCTATCAGGTATGTCACGAGCCAGGCGATTTGGTGGTTCCTGTGTTTAGCACCGTTCTTGGAGGCCCTTTGCTGAAAAATAAAGTATTCGGCAttccatttttcatcacGTTGaatgaaaaggaaagaaatTCATACGGTGCCATAAGagagaagttggaaaaaCGGTATACACAATTATCCACGTATCAGTACTTTGAGAAGGTGAGGTCACAATCGAAAGGTGAATATTCTTTGGACGACTTTGATAAGCTTGAtgatatcttgaagaaggaacttgaagagtacgatgaagaggatgatttgGCTTCTATTATTTCATCGGCTAATCCTGAACTTCCTGGTGATTGTGCATTTCACGTGAAGCTGTTAGGCGGCGGTCCTAAAGTGAGGACCAGGAGAAGTTTTGGAAGCAGATACGGGCACCACGTAGGATATCATAGCTTTGCATTTGGTCAGCAGGCCAGATGCAAGGAAATAGGGAAAGATGAGGACGACGAAGACGATGGCGAAGGTGACGATGATAATTTATGGATTCCTGAGACTAATGGAAATTTTGATGGTCTGCAAGATTTGTTGGACAAGCTTGATCCTTTGAAGGCTGCATTATATACTTATCATGcaattgatgataaagatgaaactgagaaaggagaggaaggagaggaaggagaggaagtcgaagaagaagatgagctCATGAGAAGAGACCAAGATGGTGAAGAGGATTCGGATGCAATGGACGAAGAagcagaggaagaagaagaagaaacaggaGAAACAGCAGAGGTGATCGAGGTCGACGGAAACGATAAAGATATGGCTATTTCTGACAGTTCTTCTGGATCCAATGTGACAGAAGAAGTGAAGTATATCTCTTTAGTAGAAGATAAAATGGCATTAGTTTGTCAGTGGGAGCCAGAACTTTTCGATGTGTTTTTCACTggacttgaagatgaagaagatggaggaCGTGAGACATGGACTCATCCTCCAATACTTCATAACGCCGAACTTGAAGACAACCGGAAAGAGGCTGCTTTGAAACGCAAAAAGACAATCGACTTAGACGACTGTCTCGATATGTTTTCAAGGCCGGAGGTTTTAGGTGAACGGGATTTATGGTACTGTCCCTATTGTAAGGGGCATCGACAGGCTACCAAGAAAATCGAGATTTGGTCAGTTCCAGATATTCTTACAATTCATTTGAAGCGGTTTGAATCGAGCCGGAGCTTCAGTGATAAGATAGATGCTGTTGTAGAGTTTCCTATCGAAGGCTTGGATCTATCTAAGTACGTGACAGATGGAGAAGCACATGATGATCTCTTATATGACTTGTTTGCTGTGGATAATCACTTTGGGGGTATGGGAGGTGGACATTACACAGCATATGTGAAGAATTTTGTGGATGATAAATGGTATTATTATGATGACTCCCGGGTGACGGTTGCAAACCCAGTTGACTCTATTCGAGGAAGTGCCTACTTATTATTTTACCGTAAAAGAACGAGTGGACCAGTTGGAGGAGAATATTTCAGGaagatggaggaagagATCAGTCAAAAACGAGCCGAACGGgatgagaaattgaaggaacTTAGCAAAATGGAGGAATTATtaggagatgaagatggagagagGGAAGACACGAGCGAATATGGAAGCAGTGGAAGTGATATAGATGGTACGGTtaaaagaaggaagaagatgggAGCTATAATGATGGGAcgatcatcatcagataACGTAAACTCGCCATTAAGtgacagagaagaagttaTGAGCACAGTCAGCTCGACTGCGAATGCACCGGATATCGAGTAG